The nucleotide window GCCAAGGTCAACGCAGGCAGTTCTCTCGTCAAGACGCTCTTTTGGAATGCGCTATCTGCCAAAACGCACATGATGAACGCTGGTATCCCCGGCTCTGGAGTGCTCGACTCTATCGTAttcaagaagctcaaggaggcGACTGGTGGGCGTCTCAAGCTCTGCATGAACGGAGGCGGCCCCATCGCCAAGGAAACCCAGCAGTTTATTTCGATGGCTATCGCCCCCATGATCATTGGCTACGGTCTTACCGAGACTACCGCCATGGGCTGCCTTATGAACCCCTTGGAATTTAACGTTAATAACATGGGTGCAATGCCGGCGTCCATCGAGGTCAAGCTGGTCGATttcgccgaggccggttACTACTCCACCAACAAGCCCAACCCTCAGGGTGAGGTTTGGATTCGTGGACCCTCGGTTCTGGATGAGTACTACGAGAACCCCAAAGAGACGAAAGAGGCCATTACCGAGGATGGCTGGTTCAAGACGGGCGATATCGGCGAGTTTGACCACAATGGCCACCTCAAGCTCATTGACAGAAAGAAGAACTTGGTCAAGACGCTCAACGGCGAGTATATCgccctcgagaagctcgagtcCATCTACCGCGCCGCTGCTGTGGTTGCCAACATTTGTGTTTACGCCGATGCCAATAAGGCCAAGCCGATTGCCATCATCGTCCCTGCCGAGCCGGCTTTGATCAAGCTGGCGGAGAGCATCGGTGTTAAGGGCAACAACCTCGAGGAGCTAGTACACGACAAGAAGCTGCAGGCCGCTGTTCTGAAGGAACTACAGAATGCTGGCCGTTCGGGCGGTCTCTCCGGGATTGAGATTATCGAGGGTGTTGTCATGTCCGACGAGGAATGGACCCCTCAAAACGTAAGCCCACATCATGCCCTGATGTGTAAAAGACCCGATGACTAACACGACACAGGACCTGGTTACGGCGGCGCAGAAGCTTCAGCGTAAGAAGATCCTGGAAAAGTACAAGAACGATGTTGCCAAGGCCTACGGCTCGTCCTAAATGTGGAAGTTTCTTTCGATTTTTTATGTTGTGTTTTGATGTTGTAATTATCTATAATTTTGCGGCAAAGGTTGGGTTGGCTACGGGACGCTTGATATCCAGGAGTACAGTGTGCGCGGTTCGACTTTGTAACAATGACAAACATCTTCGTCCGGATATGGAGGGACCTTTCTGGGTCTAATCAGTAAGCTGTAATTCAGCTTTCACATTAGTACATTCTTCAAGACCCATCTGGCAGATGGCAGTCGTAATTATCGGGTGGCATCGCGCTATGAGGCCTAGGCGGGCCGAGTCGATGTCCCCGCTATTTCGACCCGAGGATGCCGTCCTGGCGGGAGCTCAGGGTGTAACCGTGACCTCTCCCGCTAGGTACCTAGATTGGCAGACGTTTTTCGAACTGGTGATGGTTCGACAATTCTGCGCTTGCCATTCCTGTCGcactcgccctcggccagaTGCTGCGGCCGGATCGATAGCAAAGTCCCAAACGACAAGCGCATGGCAGTAAATCATTGTCATCCCATTCCTGCTAGCCCTCGTAATAATAAAAAGTCGCACCTTGACCACTGCGCGCAACTCGCCTTGCCCAAAAACAGAGAACCATGAAAACAGACACGAGGGGCTTTGACAGGGGAATCTTCGTCCCTTTTGCCGCTCCCCATCATTTACACCAGGCCATCGTAGAGGGATAGCGCCGAGACAATAGTCTCGTCTCGTTTGCTGCCCTCTTTAAACTCTTCCATGTCCAGACTGCCgttctcgtccttgtccaTCATGCGAAAGATCTTACGTACCCGCTTCTCGGGGGTATCTTCGTCTTCAGGGAGCTTAACCATGGAGCCGACCTGCCAGAGGAGCGAACGTTGTCAGCATCACAATCTTTTGCTGGGAGGCAGGGTGGAGTGAGATGCTTCGGATTGCACTGGTGCGCAAGCCCGGTCACACCCAGCCAACCAACTAAACAGAAGCCCACACTCACCATCTTGTAGATTGCCTCGACAATTTTGAGCATCTCATCGTAGCTGATTTTTCCATCCCCGTCAATGTCATACAGCTGGAATGCCCAGTCGAGCTTGTCCTCCATCTTGCCTCGGCTCGTAACACTCAGGGCGCAGATGAATTCCTTAAAGTCGATACTACCGGACTTGTCGCTGTCGAAGACGTTGAAGACATAATCTGCAAACGAACTCGGGTCTCCGAAGGGGAAGAACTGCCTATATATCTTCTGGAACTCTTCTTTGGTGAGCATGCCCGAGGGGCAGTCCTTGAGGAAGCCTGCGCACGATCAGTGTCTGCTGAGATTGTAGCATATGAAAAACCACAAATTCCTCCAATACGTATGATAAGAGCCAGATCTCGAAGACATACCCTTGTACCATTGCTGGAGCTCCTTCTTGTCGAAATGGGTCGACTTCTGCAGTTCAGCTAGCTGCTCCTGGGAGAGCTTGGACTGACTAGACGACGGTAACGTTATCAGCAGACAGTCAAACATTGTGTGGCACCGGTAGCACGTAGAACCGAGGCCTATGTTGTCTCGGGGGTAGATAGCCACAAAGCGAGGCCATTCCGCAGACCGCCAGAACCCGTAAAACCGTCGGAAGGCAGGAAATGCAGGCTGGTAAGCGACTCACGATTTGCCCATGGCTGTTTAGGAGCCTCGACGACTGGTATGAGTGCGATATCCGGGGGACCTTGCGTAGGATATCAGGACACTCGCAGAATGCGCGCGGGTTCGGTCGAAGGCGGCTTTCGTTCGTCGCGATGCGCGCCAAAGGAGCGAAACAGCAGTCTCGTCGCCTCGGTCAAGACGGGTGAATCGATCCGATGCCGGCGTAAAGGCAGTAGGCTGCTAGGTTTGACGTGGGCGAAGAGGCCTTGAATCTAGGTGGTGTGAGTCTATCGTGCGTGTGTTGGAGTatttgtgtgtgtttgtggGTGTGAAGAAGCGACGAAAGAGGGTGGCGGCGCGTAGACGATGACAGCGACCACGAACAAGGCTGGCGACAGGCAAGAGTGTGGCGGACaagcgggggaggggaaagaaaTAGAGGGCCCAGGATGCTCTGCTGGAGGCAGGTGGCTAGGTGCTGATGCTGGTACTGGCTCTCTGGCTCTGGGCGTAGGCACACGCTGCCCGTGGGGGCCGGGAAAGTTAGCGGCGGAAGATGGAAAACACACCCTGTGCGAAAAAAGTGTCCAGGAGTACCTTGTACCAACAATGCCAGCGTTCAGCCAGTACAGAAGCGACCATTCAGGCAACAGGTCCTGCAACGCATGTACCAACAAACTGCCATGACGGGCATCGATTTCGCAGCACGCAGCTAGCAGTGAGCCAGTCACAGCGCAATCGACCCGTTGTCAATATGCAGACTTAGAACCCGTTCCCTCCGCTCCTTTACATACCAAGGTATCTCtccgtacagagtacctGACATTTACAGATAGCATTGGGTAAGTCTGATGTCTATAGGTTTGGTTTTTTTGTACCCACCACTTTCCGAAAGTAtcggccaaggtcgagggTTTCTACGATGTTCATGTACTGCTTACCGAACACTGGCCGAATGTGCCATCCGTCTTCTATTCACCCTCGGGCCTCCCAGAAAGGTTTGCCGATATTTTGTCGGGAGCACGGTTCGGCGCGagaacaaaaagaagaaaactcTCCTCACGAGAAAACCGACTGGAAACGTTGAATCACGCACGGCTTGAACCGTTTGGTTGTTAAAGTTCACTTGGCGCACTGCCCACTCGAGACCAGCTCAAATGCATCCAATCGTCAATGTTTAATCCTCAATGTACAGCCGCCAAATGGTTGTGGTGACTTAAGAACCTACCTTGGAATTGGCACAGGGCCGTTGATAATCGCGGACTGGACAACCAGCGGACGACGAGACGCGGATGGATTCCCACGTACCTGTATGACGTCGCTACCGGGAGTTACAACACAGCCACGGCGCCTAATCACGCACCCCTGTCGCCGTCTCTCTCCCGTCCTCCTTCGCCCACATCGGCGTTCAATACGACATCACAAGCGACGGCCTCCCACTTACAGCTTCCTCAGCCACACCAGCAGGCAACGCTGTTGAAGATCCTCTCAGCAAGGGGCATCAAAATGTCATCATTGCTGAATCTCAAACCCGACCCGGCGGACCCGCCTCGAGCAACCTAAACTACACCATCAACCACACTCACTACCCAATGATGGTATGCAATCCGTTCAGTTAGATGAGGCTCGGCTTCTACAATCGACTGAGCAACCTAATCACGCAAAGGGAAGCTCTTTGGGCGCGCCCCTGTCGTCGCACGAAGAAAACCGCCACCAGTTCTTGTGTGCGGGGATAAGAAACCACCGCATCATTAATGGCACGAACCACGGTAGCGGAGGCCACCACGCATAAATACCGTCCTCAAACGTCGTGTCTCGGTTTGTGAGGAGAAGTGGAATTGTAGTCGTCTTGCGCGCCAAGATACGTCAGTCTGGGTCCAGCCGCAATCCACGTCGTCTCCGCGCTCCGCGGAAGACAAAACAACGCAGAATGGAGACGTcgagaaaaagagaaagggggaaaagctCACCTTGAGATTCGGATCGCCCCTTTTCGCAAGCAGCTccttgacgagcttctcgaACCACGCCTCCCAGTCGCGGTCATAATCCCCCAGCTTCAACAGTGTGTCGATTTCGTCACTCAAATGCTGCCGCAGGGTGGGCATAAATGAGTCGATAATGCTTCTGAGTCTCTCTCCGCTGTAAGCCTCATCGCTCTTGTGCACCTTTTCCAGGTAGCCCATATACGCATGTAAGCCGTCGTGGAAAGCTTCGTGCTGCGCGACGTTGGCCTGCATCAGCCCCGGCACACCCGCCAGCCGTTCGATCTGGGGGAAGACGGTCTCCTCCTCAGTATGGTGGTGCTCCTCCACCATTCTGGCCCACTCTATCGCATACGACACAAAGTCTGGGATGTCGTCGGGGGACTTCTCCACGTTGACGCATTGCAGGTAGACTGTGTTGAGGATCCGGATGATAAGGTTATGGATGATGGTCATGTCCTCGGCCATGCGGTTCGCTCCTGCTGTCTTTGCGCCTTTCTGTTGACCTCACGCGCTTAATGATTGCATGGGACTATCGTCGATAGCTAGGGCGTACCTTGGAGCCAGCGCGAGTGCTGCTGATGAGCTCGAATGGCCCATCAGCCCATGGTTTTTGATCCGCCATGTTTACGATATCGATCGCACCAGGTGGTTGTGACGGCTCAAGTAAAACAGATACTGTGATCGAGCACCGCCGTTTAATGGTGAGAGTCCCATCTTATAGAAATGCTCAAGGTCTCTGTCCCGCCCATGGTACCCCCTTCAACCAATGAGCCCCAGAAGACTCGTATCTTTCTTACATGCATGTTCAAACAGCCTTAGTCGCTGGCTAGCTGAGATGGACGATCCAGAATGCTGACGAGAGCACCAAAAAAGGTAAGATATGCTGAGCCAATGCTGACATTTGTCTGGGCTTGCCGTGTAGTacgacaaggccagcctATCGTGTCGTGTGCATTGACAATGTGCTGGAGGGTAGCTCACGTAGCTCCCACGTCTTACTCTGATAGGGTTGGAAGTGTTAAACGACGAGTTGGGGGTATGTGGTTATCTAATCTGCCGTATAAACGTCTGGGCTACAAGAACAGGCTTGTAGCCGCCGCAAGAATCCCGCAGGCAAGGATGTTAAGAAAGAAAAGCCCCCATGCCCATGTCTCGTTAAACTGTCTTTCGCCCAAGTCCAGCCCGCTCGTCTGTAACCCCCTCCTCAACCATCGTCAGAATTAAAAAGAAACCCCATACATGAAGACGCCTTGGCCCGTAGTTTGATTCGAGTACCCCGGACGCCCCCTTGTCGCACcactctcttcctcgcccgccaTGCTTTTGAACCCCATCAACCAACAACGGTCTTCATGCTCAGGCTTTCCAAGAAGCCGCCCAGATCCTCCTTTTTGACCTCCACCACGCAGTGCTCGAAGCTGTCTATACGGACGCGGGCGTTGGTCTCAGCCACAACTTCCTGGAACGCCGATCCAAAGCGGTTGAGGCCGTagcccttctccttggcctcctcttcctcgtcaccTTCCGAGTCCGAGCCACCAGATGCCTCTGACTCTGTATCCagctcatcctcgtcctcatcctcctgaCCAGTAGCTCGACGAGCCGCCCGCTTTTCTTCGCGGATGTTTTTCTTGTTGCGCCGCGACTCCTCAAGCTGCTTAGATTTCGCTTCCTTGGCCACTTGCCGCTTTTTGGCGGCCTCGCGGTCAAGGAATGTAGTGTCcgggccaccgccgccgcctgtcCCCACAACAAGATAGACGCCGCGCTTGTCGTTGAGGCTGGCAACGACTAGCGGTGTTCCGCGACCTCCGTGAGAGAGACGACCTGTGGTGTCCTTCTCTTGCTCTACGAGAGCTTCGCCAACCCAGAGAGCAAGTTTGGTGAGTGCAGCCGGGTGCCCGAAGACGGGAACATCGGGTCCTTCTTTGACCACGCACATACGGAATGCTCGCAGGTGCTTGATCTGTTTCTTGTTGATGAGTGATGTGCCGGTGCGGTAGATAGCACGATGGAGGAATTGGGCAGTGGGAAGTCCTGCTTTGAGGGCATCAATGCTGTTTTCCCATGTTAGCAGGACACGGCATGGGCTGTCATAACGTATACTTACTCCTCAAGTGCATCATAGGCTTCCCAGAATCGACCAACCCATTCCTCTCCTTGCGCGGCGAcgacctcatcatcatccactTCATCGAATTGAGAGTCCTTGGGCGCTTGTGTGAGCTCGGCAACGTCGTTATGTTTTCCCACTTCCAGAAGGGCGCCGATGACCACGCCGACATCCTGCGCACTCAGGGTTGCTCGCCAGCCCCAACTGCGGACGAATCCCCAGCCGTccttggcgccggcgcggtcCCTGCCATCCGTGTCGACCGAAGGAACCATGTCGTCCAGGTTGTAGAGAGAAGCGTACTTGAGCAGCTTCGTCCGCAGCTCTCGCTTCAGCATCATGTCCATATGCGTGTAACTCTGCTTGCACTGAACCAGGCTGACACCCATCTTGGCGAGGAGCTTGTGGAGTCGCTTCAGACCCGTCTCGCTCCAGGTCTTCAGCCGCGCAAACAGATACGGCGAATGAAGCATGCTGTCGTACAGACTCCAGTGTCTGATCAGGAGGAACTTGGGCTCCGGTGATAGTCTAATGCTTGTGTCTTCAGGACTACGAGCCGTAGTGGGGATGAGGCCTGAGCTCTCGGCGGTCGACGCGCGACCATTGGTGACTTCAGGGGGGTTGAGACGCCGGACTTCGTCTCGTAGCAGTTGGCGGATACGGGCACCTCGGActcccatccatccgttTCCTTGACCCCTGTCAGAGTTGCGAACTGGGACCGCAATACCTGCAGAGGATCTGCCGTAAAGCTCCATTGAGGTGACACCAACAATGGTGAGCCATAGTAAGTCGTTGTCTTCTCGGCCAAGCTCTGAGGCCAATGAGTACATCATCGAAGAAATTGGctcggagaaggaggcgccAATCTTGTAATACTTGCGGAGAATatcttccttctctcttcgcagccgcagcaggcGACGTCGCAACACTTTGGCAGATGGTGCGGGCGGTGGTTGAGCAGCAGATGGAGGTTCCAGAGGGTCACTGGAGAGAACCATACCGGCATCCCGCAGCGAGACCAGCCCTCTATGAGCTGGCCGTTGTGGCGATGAGGGTATCGAAGATGACTGCAGTAAGTTAGCAATCGCCAAgacaacaataacaacaacaaccccatGGGTATAAACACACAGAattgcttcttcttcgttgGTGCGGCCGATCATCTGTGTCGCTAGactcgtcctcttcgtcaggATCGGACCAGCTTTTCCTCTTTTGACCGGCATGTGCAGATTCTTCGAACagatcctcgtcgtcggcatcgtcattGTCTCCCAaatcatcgccgtcgtcatcaaccTCGGGCATATCGAGCAAGGCCAGATACGCTTCCTTTTCCGCAGTCAGGTCGTCTTCGATGTCGCCATCATCAAATacgacgatgccgccttTTCCAGGTTGGTATGTGCGGTCAATGCGACCCGCCGTTACGCCTGCGGGGCATCTTGACCGTAGGCtggcgccctcctcgacaacgGGCTCAAGGGGAAAGCCACCAAAGACATTACCCAAGTTCCACGGACGATGAGAGTCCATGACCCAAacttcaacaccaccaaaTGTCAACTCTTCCCCCTCTGGTTCCAGTCCCAGCAAACTTCCCAGGTCGACCATGCCACCGACACCAAGGCAAACAACCACTCCTCCGCTGCCTCCTTGGGTCTCCATCATGGGTTGAACCAGGTTCCGGCCGGCGCGATCGAGGTCGGCATATCCGGAGACAGGCTGGATCTTATGGGGAATATAGTCGTGCTTCAGTAGGCGGGTCAGGATTCGGCATGCGCAGAGAGCGTCGGGCTCGAGCgcgacaaggacgaggactgggggggagagagggtgTCGCGTATTTTGTAGGTGGAGATAGAGTTTGGATATGAGTGCCCGTGGAAGATACATGGCTGTGGCGATTCGGACGTGATTCCGCGGCTTGTGTCGAGCGGCCTCATGAGAATCAAAAGTCGGCTCTGTAGTAACGACGCGATTGAAaggcgggggggagggggtctGCGGCGGGTGCAATGGCCCACGCCGTCAACGAGTCGATAGCAAGCGCGGCGAGCAGTCGAAGAATGGGGGCTGTGCGGGTGATGAGTCGGAAGTGCTGTGTAATCGAGTGTGCTTGAATGAGTAGAAGAGGCCCAGTCGTAGTGTATCAAATGCAAAGTGATCGAGGGTGCGTAGTAGTAATGCTATCTCATGGGGACGAAACCCAAGGTGTGTGTGCGTTGCTGGATGTGGTAGAGTGATTGAACCGGAATTGGTCTGACGCGGAACGCGATTCGACGCGACTGTCTCTGCATCGCGTCCTGGTCAGCAGCAAACCACCTACCAAAGCGAGAACTTCGGCCGAATGCACGGGCCCCTCCTAATTCCACTTCTCATTTACAGGATCGAGACATGTTCATTATGTAAGCAGACGAGACCCGGAGAAACTCTCTGTAGTACAGCGGGCCCGGCGAGACCCGACAGCCCGACAGTCCGAATGAAGACTGGGTCTCGAACAAGCTGAGAAATAATTACCTACCCGGATACAGTGTTGTGACCAAAGAACACTGTAACAGCATAACTCTTATTGCAACTGTTCCTTACTGCTTCAGTCTTGAAGTCGTGGGAGAACGACGGTTGTGTAGGTCATTCtttggtgtgtgtgtgttccATCTCAGACACCCTCCAGTACATGCCCGGAAATCTtagctacctaggtaggtacacaCCGCATTACGAGCATAATGGGAGACGTCTTCCAGCGTTCGCTGCTGTCGCTCGAGTTTGTTGCAAGGAACCGCAGtggatgaagacggcggcccCAAGTCATGTCTCTGTCTTGACGTTGTAATTGGTATTGAAGGCGTAAGACCACATTGATACCCTGCTCACCTCATCTCTCGAGTCACACCACTCCGCGCTGCCTCTTAACGACTGATACCCGACACACCATGACCCTGCTGTGACCGCCATCTCTGTCTGTAGCTGCATAAGCAGACTTTGCAGGCCGCTTATGCGCGACCTCCCCAAAACGGCAAGGCCTCTCTTCTCTGTTTGTTTTCACGAACAACACGATACGACCGAAAAGAGAACCTGCCAGCGGACTCTCCTTGCCTCCCAACCCCTTGGTGTGGTAAGGTAGTGGCggtggtgtgtggtggtgCTACTCAGTCGCTCATCTTCCAACGAGGAATAGACAGACGAGTTGCTGTCTCGCCAAAAGACACCGTCTTGGTTGCATCTCTGCGAATCTATAGCCTGGGGACGTGTCGTCGGATCGGTTTCAAACATCCAACGGTGCTCAACCAAAACAACTG belongs to Colletotrichum higginsianum IMI 349063 chromosome 5, whole genome shotgun sequence and includes:
- a CDS encoding Neuronal calcium sensor 1, which encodes MGKSQSKLSQEQLAELQKSTHFDKKELQQWYKGFLKDCPSGMLTKEEFQKIYRQFFPFGDPSSFADYVFNVFDSDKSGSIDFKEFICALSVTSRGKMEDKLDWAFQLYDIDGDGKISYDEMLKIVEAIYKMVGSMVKLPEDEDTPEKRVRKIFRMMDKDENGSLDMEEFKEGSKRDETIVSALSLYDGLV
- a CDS encoding Hemerythrin HHE cation binding domain-containing protein codes for the protein MADQKPWADGPFELISSTRAGSKKGAKTAGANRMAEDMTIIHNLIIRILNTVYLQCVNVEKSPDDIPDFVSYAIEWARMVEEHHHTEEETVFPQIERLAGVPGLMQANVAQHEAFHDGLHAYMGYLEKVHKSDEAYSGERLRSIIDSFMPTLRQHLSDEIDTLLKLGDYDRDWEAWFEKLVKELLAKRGDPNLKTTTIPLLLTNRDTTFEDGIYAWWPPLPWFVPLMMRWFLIPAHKNWWRFSSCDDRGAPKELPFA
- a CDS encoding CDC45-like protein, producing the protein MYLPRALISKLYLHLQNTRHPLSPPVLVLVALEPDALCACRILTRLLKHDYIPHKIQPVSGYADLDRAGRNLVQPMMETQGGSGGVVVCLGVGGMVDLGSLLGLEPEGEELTFGGVEVWVMDSHRPWNLGNVFGGFPLEPVVEEGASLRSRCPAGVTAGRIDRTYQPGKGGIVVFDDGDIEDDLTAEKEAYLALLDMPEVDDDGDDLGDNDDADDEDLFEESAHAGQKRKSWSDPDEEDESSDTDDRPHQRRRSNSSSSIPSSPQRPAHRGLVSLRDAGMVLSSDPLEPPSAAQPPPAPSAKVLRRRLLRLRREKEDILRKYYKIGASFSEPISSMMYSLASELGREDNDLLWLTIVGVTSMELYGRSSAGIAVPVRNSDRGQGNGWMGVRGARIRQLLRDEVRRLNPPEVTNGRASTAESSGLIPTTARSPEDTSIRLSPEPKFLLIRHWSLYDSMLHSPYLFARLKTWSETGLKRLHKLLAKMGVSLVQCKQSYTHMDMMLKRELRTKLLKYASLYNLDDMVPSVDTDGRDRAGAKDGWGFVRSWGWRATLSAQDVGVVIGALLEVGKHNDVAELTQAPKDSQFDEVDDDEVVAAQGEEWVGRFWEAYDALEDIDALKAGLPTAQFLHRAIYRTGTSLINKKQIKHLRAFRMCVVKEGPDVPVFGHPAALTKLALWVGEALVEQEKDTTGRLSHGGRGTPLVVASLNDKRGVYLVVGTGGGGGPDTTFLDREAAKKRQVAKEAKSKQLEESRRNKKNIREEKRAARRATGQEDEDEDELDTESEASGGSDSEGDEEEEAKEKGYGLNRFGSAFQEVVAETNARVRIDSFEHCVVEVKKEDLGGFLESLSMKTVVG